tcaaaaaaaatattttgcaagcaattttggcaaattttaatTCTAACAACTCACATCCAataggtgatcatacatgtatGCAATCAATAATGTAGCACGTGATATatcaaagtaataaataaataatttctagCATTATGGCAAAACCTCGATGCATTAAGCAAAACATAGATTAACATCCCAATATTTGCaagatattaattaaaaaattgtttgaataatctaaacatgatttctaaatgcaaTGAAATTTAGTTCTTCttgggtttttcttcttctggatGCAACTTTATCTAAATTATGTCTATGCGAATTCTAAATCGAATTAATGACACGTGATATGAATTATAATGTAATTTATATGgaacctaattctaatgacgagtaAAGGAATTATATATTAATCTAACATGAGATGCAATGACATGAAAATGATGACACGGCAACATGATGATATAGGCATTATGATGACATTGAATTTATGACATGGTAATGTGATAATGGCAAAGATGAAACTCCTTCTATATAAAGCATGCATCGTATTTTTTGGTGATAATCTTTTAGAGCTGCGATAGGAAACTATCTAAACGATGTGAATAACCAGCTTGTATTAGGaactaatttatattaaatcaTATTCTATTTAGGTAATTTCCTAATTAACTACATGGTTACTACATATACAATTCTAAATTAGAAATTAATGTCAACATAATCTATCCTAACAagtaatgcaatttttattttttttgtaattttcaagattttcaagatgggacgtTCGTCAATTTTGTTCTTGCAACAAATATCTTTCACCGAAAGTTATtctttagtttttatttataagGGATAAAGGTTCCGTGCTAATTCCAAATAGAGGATATTAAATGCGGTATAAATATTTGAACTCCCAGCTTGAAACAACGCTGTATAATACCAGGCTAAATCAAAATCCAACCTGACATTAGACCCACTAActttgaaatcaaatttaaacTATATCGGAATCTAATCGACCTCACAACTTATGGATAATTAGATACAATactgaaatttaatcaatgataaTGCACCAAGATAAATGACACAatgtcggaatttaatcaacgatgcTACACCAAGGTATAGATACACAACGAAATCTAATTAACGATGGGAATCCGAGAACTATAGCTATGAAAATTAAAGATGAAGGGACAACATTTTGATAGATTATCAGGGGCCTTTTTGTTGAAGGGCTTGGTAACCGCTTGGCACTTATATGCCTTTTATCCACGTTCCTCTCCCTTCACGAGTTACTAGTCCATTTCCTTTTTAACTGCCTCGATAGTGCTTTGATGATTCCCTGTTTATCGACAACTATTTCATGGCTGGGTCTTCAAAATGATAATTGCTTCTCAACCGCTTATACTCTTGTCACCTTTCTAAATCAAATACTTTAATCATGTCCATTAAAGTTTGCCGCCGAAGCCGCTTGAACGGCCACTAGATATTTGTCATTGTATTTTAACAATTGAACACGTGGCAGTCTCCTGCCTTGCCTTCGATCATCGAATTTTTGTCCTTACATTCGTCGATAATCGGTCATGTAACAATGATTCCCACATACATGTAACTTTGTTTGACTCATTATTACATCCTCCACACTCGTGACAAGCATGTAACGGTAGGATGATTTTGAGTGTCAACAAATAGTTTCCTAAATTAATAGCATGCaatattcaaactcaaataataaaaaatccaccacattcaaaataggaaataatgACAATTGAAATCTGATCTCGAGACCTCGACTATTATGCTCTACTCAAAAATGAGGAGTTCTTGCTTTGATATGcctaaaatatcaaattatatcattttagaattaaaataatataaattaggCAACTGTACATTCAAATTGGAATAGGTTAGGCAATTACCTAATTTTGAATCTTTAAGTTTAAAGAAATCAACGGCAAGGGGCTCATGGCCACCAACAAGGATGATAGGACCAGCGCGACACAACAAATCATTGGGAACATGCAGCAGAAACCAATACTTttatttaagagagagagagccaagtTTGAATCCGTTGACCCATCTTCATTGAAAAGTTTggattaataaattattatgggctaactatgatatattaattactccacatcacattaatttttttatattgaactTGTCTCTTCTCTAAGAAAACTCGCGCATGCATCTTAATAATCCCCCTTACGTGAGAATGGCTCAAATTCGATCCTATCAACATATCTAGTTGAGCTCATTTTTAATTACttcacatcatatcaatttttcatttggcCAAGATCTGGCAATACAAAGCCCAGTTACTCCccgagttctttttttttttttggcggtcagagtcccccccccaaaaaaaaaaaaaaaaaacgcgcgAAGAGGTGTATCCCAATCaaccaatttttccaaaattaaaacaCCCCCATGTGCTAAGCTTGTGACATTTTCGGCTATCGTGGGGAAATAGCGGGCTTGGTCGAATTTTAATTGGGGCGGGCCTTCTTCATATGACTTAGTTGAATTCGGGGCCTCCCTGCTTGAGGCTATTTAGCAACAGTCCAATGCAATTTGTGTGGGCTTAATACCATTAATACCAATGCTCCTGGTTTGCATTGTAATTAAAAGATATATACTTGTTTAGGGGTCGATGCTCAATTTTGTTACGCAATGAACGCCTAAATATGTCAATAGGTAGTAATTGGAGAGGTTCTCTTATAAATGGGAATCCGACCCCCTCATTTAAATCATTTAAGTCATTTTACTAATGTCAATATTGTCGAGAGTTTCTCGTTATCTCCCATGCCAAATTGgcgaaataaattattatataaacCACATTCTTTGCACAAAAATACGAGACTAGATAAACACATGATTAGCCGAGAGAAGTATAAAGACATCCTAGAATTTCCATTTAGTTTCTATGGCTAcactaataattatttttaaaaatatatatattttaaaattatttatttttcataaaataaatggaactaattttgcgaaaaatatgacatttcttACAGAAAATGTTTCAGTATTTTTCTAAACaaaccaaacaccaaaaaatgaggaaaatattttgtcagAAAGTacatttcacaaaataaatgaagcctAGGATGGAGAGGAAATCTGGAGGGGGTGTTTCGACTGGGAGTGTGCGAAAGATATTTGTAAAAGTAAATATATGTAAGAGGTTATtcgtaaataaataaaaaagcgaAATATGtatttagaattattttttcaacaaatcacaaaaaaataaataaaattgaacgAATAGGCGAAGAGGGAGGAACCGACCTTTTGCCCCTTTAGTCCTATATTCAATCTCGCGTCTCCGGGCACCGCCGACTCTTCCATCCCCACGCCATCTCCATCGCCGCCGATTCCCCCAAGGAAAAAGCAGGGCGGCCAGAGAAACCCTAGCCCCGGCGAAGCCACACGAAATCGagaggacagagagagagagagagggcggcCATGTCGTACGACGACGTGGAGATAGAGGACATGGAGTGGAACGAGGAGCTCCAGGCGTACACCTACCCTTGCCCCTGCGGCGACCTCTTCCAGATCACCAAGGACGACCTCCGCCTCGGCGAGGACATCGCCCGCTGCCCTAGCTGCTCCCTCTACATCACCGTCATCTACAACGCCGAGGACTTCGCCGACGCCGCCGGCAAGAAGAGCCTGGAGCCCTCCAAGCAGCAGCCCGTCGCCGTCGCGTGAGTTTCGGGTCGATTCTCGGGAGCCGCTGAGATTGTAACGTCGGTTAGTTTTAAGGTCGGTTTTTGGGCGGGGTTGGATTTAATTCTTAGTTGAGGTCGAGGCCTATTGTTATAGTACCGTGATTCTGCGGGAATAATGATACTAACCTATTGATTGATATACGACGGGTTCGTGGAGTGGTCCCCTTGTTCTCCATTCGATGGTTTTGGATCTTGTTCTTGTTTAAGTTTGGATCATCCGGATGCGATAGATAGATACGTACTGCTCTTGGTTTCACTTGGTGTTTGCATACGATTCGAAATACAACGAGGTTGAGGTTGCTTCCTCCTCCTTGATCTTTACGACGAAGTGGGAAAGATCAGTTATTGATTTTGCAGCAGTGCTATTTCTGCTTCTCTTGTTGAGAATCCCCCTTAGTAGTGGGTTTGGAATGTGATTGCGGGGAAATTGTGATCTTTATATTCAGCCAGGGTCTCTGCAAGAAAACTTGGAACCATGAAGATAGCTTCTGAAGAGTGAAATTTGCTACTGTTTAGGATGTATCACTCGTTCCGTCTTTTCCTTTGGCCATAATATAGAATAATGTCGAAGATGTTTTGAATAATATGACAGTGTTGATTGATCTTGCCTTGTTCCTGCTTTGTCAATCTTGCCTAGGAAGGAGATGCATCTTGATTTTGATGGGATTTTTCATCTGCATCTCCGTAATAACAAATCCATCGTTTAACAGGCCACTCTTTATTTTTTGCACCTTCACAATCTCTGTGGTTTTTCCTTCTACGTACGCTGCACCTGCTAGTGCTTGTTAACATTTGTTACTTCCTATTCGAGGTTTCGTGGGTTTGTTTCTGTACATGTTAGTGAGGACTAGGCATTAGAGTAACGTGATTTACAAGCAATTTATGAACTCTTGGTCCAGTCAATCAGGGTGCTGCTCCCCCCATCAGCTATTGTGTTGTTGAAATCATTGTTACTGAAACATCTTGCATCATGGGCGTGTGGTAATCTTGAGTATAATGTTAGGTAGTGATCTGATTTTGTTGTAATAGACCTTGCAAGAATTACACTTCTCTTTAGCTTATCGAGAAGATTTAGAATCTTGGGTTGCTTTTATCTTGAATTCTCTTATTCAGGTTTGGTATCTTGCTCTGACTTCCCATAGTCTTGCAATGTTTTTCTTTGGATattgcttttctttccttccttctttccttgtacatttatgatgtacttgaatatattttttattttaatagaaTCCTTCATTATCTGTCAAAACGAAGTTATAGTACTGCTTTGTTCTGATGTACAACAATAGGGAATTTCATTAATTAGATCGAAATCCTGTATTAAACTGAAGGTATGCTGATGGTGATCTTCGTGGTCTCATCGACTCTAGGTCATTTTCTGTAGTTGGGTTTATCTTTTCTGGCCATATTGCATTATTGTGAGATGCATCATGACATTTTTGGGAATGTCTCTTTTAATTTATGCTTATTGTGTCGGcttctttttcctcaaaatCAACTTATTTCTGTCTAGCCGTTTTCACATATTTTAGAACCTCAACATTTAGTAATTGTAGGACCAGAAAGGGAAACACTTAGAAATTCACTTGATGGCTAGCAGCCTGTTATTTTGATTGGGTGAACAGAAAGTTCAATGTGCTTTGAAGTTCTCTGGAGGGAAATCAGCTTTGTCAACTGTTGTAAACTGCATTGTGATTATGCTAATGGGGTGTCCAAATGCACCATAAGTTGTAGAAGAAATGTGTAGATACTTCTTTATGCGGTTACCTGTGTCCATTCAAGGGgggtaaaaataagaaatgagaAGTATGTGAGTGAGCAGTTGCGGTTTCTAATCTACTTGCGATTCTTTGATTAAGCTATTTACATATATCGCTGACTTGAGAAGTATCATACGCATATTGGCTATTTACGTTGAATAAGCCAGAAGAATCACCTCATGGCTTCTGGAAGTATCATTTGCCGTACATCAACCAGTAGTATTTTTTGTGCTTTGAGAATGTGGATTTTCAGTCCGTATGAAGTTGTATGGTAGGAATTAATCATGATATGTCCAACTGGGAGGCCATAACGTATAGGTATAATCCGAATCGAGCCTAGTAGACATGAGATGATTTGGCATCATATCCAGGGGAAAGCTTGCTTGTGTGGTTCCCCATGGTTTGGTTGAagcttgttttgagtgtgtCTAGAGGCTTGCTCTTTCTAGATGGACACTGAAAACATTAGCCAAAATTTGGACGTTGTTTTCAGCAATCTTCATTCTGTGGTAACGCACGCAACAAGCACCGAAGCAACATGATAAATCACCAGATTGGACTTCTGTCTTTTGTGGAACGTCCTCTGTCCAAGACTCCAAACTAAAAGACCCTCTCTACTTTCTCCGGAGCTTCCATGGAACTTTGTAGGGCCCTTGGTGCCAGGACTCGCTGTCGCCTTGCTTGGTTTACGACAAATCTTAAACACATCAAGAAGCAACTTCCTCAAAGGATCGAGCAACTTCAAAATCATGACTTTGGTATCCATTCACTGCCTCTGGTCCCATATTTCAAGCATTCCGAGCTCATCCACGTGTTCTCATTCTCTATCTGTGCAATCTTTGCGCAAGTGGTCGACTTCCCTTTCACCTGCCTTGCTTTCGAGGTCCATAGCATCGAGCAAACGACTGTGTTTCTCAACCTTGCAATATTCTCTGGTTTCACTCTTTGCGCCGAGATCAACCAAAAAACAGGGACTTTATTGGAAGTTAGTGGGTGTTCTTGCAGCTTCTGTTTTTGGTCAAGAACTTACCCTTGCTTCATTTCCATTCCAATGATTATGTTGGGACTTGAAGGGCGCTACCACTGGCAATTGCAGCTCGTAGCGCTCGTCTCTTTTCTCTCGGCTTTGGCTGCAATATGTTTTCCCACCAGTTTCCTGGCATCTCTAGTCCTCGCCATCTTTGTGACCTTTCAAGGTTGTCGGTTCTTCCTTTGCGTACCAGAATGCGTGCCTAAGGTTTGGACGGCACTGTCTGCTCACACTAGTGGATAATTAGTGCACGGTGCCATAATTTGCGGCTCAGGCAATGCAGACTGCAGGGTTCGAGCCCTTGCTAACTTGCAGTTCAGTTGGATACTTGCAGGGATTCTGTTTTTGACAGGAAGCCTGTGTATGAAATTGGCCAGTATATATACGGAGAGAGGGCAGCATACGGAGTACAAGCGACTTTTGGGTAAAGGTGCCGAGTTGCCTCTTCGAGGAATGAGCTCATAAAGTCCATCTAATCAGAGCTCAAAGATAGAATCAACAAAAGAGGCATTTTGTTCTCTCGTCAGCATAGCATCATTCTAGCGGTAGTAAAAACAAATTACCAAACTTCTATAACCATTTGCCTCCAGGTAATTGTACTTCACAAGTTGAAGAACTCTTGTATATCTTCAGTATTTCTTCCTTGCATATCACTATTTCCTCTGCTAGCACTTCTCCGGGGAACTGCACTGTCGTCCTATCTAAGACTTCACAGTTCTCCCCAACAGGTACCTCGCCAACTTCATCTTCTCCCTCCAGAATCCAAGGTGAAATGAGAAACGACTACGGATATTCTTTTCCTCGCAAATATCCTTTTTGGATTCGTCATCAATTCCTAGCCAGAACCACCAGAGGTCCCAACAAGAACACGAATGTATGAGACAGTATCGGTGGAAGTAATGTAAATTCACGCGTAGGGGAAAGAACCTCATTTGCTAGCAAAAAGCACTTCTAGATTGGGCATACCCCTGTCTAACTCAGGTAGCAGCTTCAAATCTCGAGACTTATGGAACTCAAGGCGCGGAGCGGTTAAGTGATTGGAGCCCACCGAGAATTTGCGCAGCGGAGGGGGAGAAGATAGGCTTAGTGGCTTACCGGATGGGCGGCCGCTTCATATTCTGTCATTTCTGTCTATGGAATATTGCGTCGCTACAAGCTCACTGTCCATGAGGTGGAAATGCTTGTGGGCTTTACTCTCGTTTATCGGCCTTTGTGTTCAAATTCTGTTATCGAGCAAACATGACATCTATATTTGTAAACCATATGTTCTAGTTCATTTAAAGTTACTTGgcaatttctttgtttgttttcaattttttgcctGCACTTAGTCTTTGTAATTCGAGTTTTACAAAGCTTCATGTTTGATGGCATATTTAAATccatctatttcttttttcttttttttttcggtttgaagtcagatttgatattttaattggCCATGGATTGATTTCTATTAGGCTTTAATCATCGAAATTATGAGGTTTCTAGAGACCACGACTTGACGCAATCACAAGCGCTCACGTGGACATTGCGCATTGGATAGGCccaattatatttaaatttaattaggcAGTTGGGTCTAACTTGTCTCAATAAGCTTTTATTTTTGCAGAAGTTCGAAATCCATTATAATCTTGTGGAAACGACACAAATCAGGAAAATAGAATGAAAACAGATCAGAAGAGGCACATTGTCATAATCAGCTCCATAACAAAACGTTGAAGCACCTCCTTGTTTTCTCATATCCAATTACATTCTAGCAGCGGGTCGAAAACAGAACATTCAAACTCCTAAATCGTTCTTCTTCTCCAGAGAATTCTACTCGATAAATCAGAAAAACGTTTTATGTTACCTTTGGTGTTCTTCTTACTTCGTTGTTTCCTCCACAAGATCAGAGTTCGCTCCCATTCTCTGCAAGACTTCATAGTTCTCCGACAAGAACGCCACCAGCTTCATCTCATCCCATGAGCAATTAAAGCCACTGAAAATAATCGAGACAAGAAAGAACTAGGAACCTCCTCAGATTCCCAAGCTTCCTAGTCGAATTCCTCATGGGACCTTAAAATGCTCTGTCGGAAGCCACATAAATAAaacgagaaagaagaagaaatcaatgaGAGTATTCTAGCATAAGTATTCTAATTTCAGTGTGTTGGTGAAGAAGCACTTACAGTGATAAATAGATGCAGCTGTGGGCAATCGAATGAACCTCGAATTCATTACTTAAGTCAAAGTATTGCATTGTCCAGGGATAGATGGTAAAATTAAGATGCATTGCACATATTTGGGACACGAAGGAGTGAGGGAATTTCAAAGCAATAGTAAAAGGCAATCCAGTTTTACTCCTCGATCAATGGTTTGTAAAACAATCTGTAGGCTTCAAGAACTTCAAGATACCACATGGCCTCTCGATCCGGAGATGCTGAGAGATCAACCATCTTGTGAACCTGATGATTCAATTCAAGAATGCATAGATCAATTTCTTCCCTCAAGAAGCAATGAAACTCCAAGTTCTAAAAAAATCCTTAACCAAAGGAACGTTAACAGAAGAACGCAGATTGTAGAGGAGTCTTTTTCCCCGAATATTGGTCTATCATATCAGACAAGTCTATATAGTTCATGAATTATTCATAATTTACCAATATAATTAGATAATTTATTAGTGCAATAATGGAGTTCACACATGAATGACtaacacatttgaaaaattacCATTACCTATTACATTATTAATcatgtataaaaaaatccaagacTCCACATCACGGTTTTTTAGAACTTTCACTAACATACCTTAATCATAGGGAGCTCTCCTTCACGCGCAGAATATGCTCCAACAACCATCACGTACATTCCTGCACGTTACGCCCACATTAAGTGATAAAACCAagtcaaaaaacaaaaaacaaaaaaacaaaataaaaaatgtgttTCCTGGTATATTTAATtttgccaagaaaaaaaaacagaaaaacacaGAAGTCAAGAGTAGTTTAGTAGTTCACAGAGGAAGAATGCAAAAAGGCACCAGAGGCAAAGAGGCAGGTGATTGATTGCTGACCTGCTTTCCAGGGGCGGAGGCGAAACTCGCTAGGGAGAGAGAGCTCGATGACTCCAGTGCCATCATCAATCAGCAACCGCTCTTGGTCATGCACCAAAACCAGAATGCCCTGCATTGGAGTTGGTGTATGTTTAAATCTAACATCTGTGTAATTGGAGCAAATGGGAACGGcaaggagagaaggagagataTGCAGACGTACCTGTAACCAGGCTCGCTGAAAGAGGAGGCCACCGAGAGTGAAGGCATTGGGagaagaagacgaggaggaggaggagcaggatgATGTGGCTTCAACGGCCTCCTTCAACTGGAAGCTCAGCAGTTTTAGCGCTGCTAAGCTGTAATCCATATTTTTCCCTCTCCAGagcctctttctttccttctctcacCAAAGTCTAGCAGGAGGAGGGAAAATAGAAACGAAATGATTTTAAATAGGataaagggcaaaaaaaaaacttgtcctgaaaaatcaagttATATTGCAAACTGTAGTTCACGCgtatttatttaaaagaaattcgtGCATCATAAAATATGAGCAGACAACTCATTTTGGCACCATGAGAGTACCAAAAACTTCTTGTAGCATGACAATTTTCAAGAAGCAATGCCTGTTTAAGTTCTCCAGTTGAATACTGCAACGAATTAAGAATGATAGACTAGTTCAAATATAACAACTGCAAGTTTTCTATTATATGTGCTCGAATGGGGTCAAGTGAAAACAGGATATTGAGGTTCACTAAGAAGGTGCAAAAGTCACCGTGTTAGGTATTGAGGAAGAGCATTTCCAAAATACAAGCCATGGCAAGTGATATGGATGTAAATTTAAATCTGGCATCCAAGAAGAACAAGCTTGAACTAAAAAAGAGCAAGCACAAATTATCTTTTATTATGAACCATTGCAAAAAAGTCTCCAATGATGTATTGAGGAAATAAGTGGCAGACTAATATGTCCAGTTATCTTCACCCATCAAGTCACGACACtttgtgcaaaagaaaaaactggTAAACCCCACAAGCGCCTGAACCATGTCCTTGGATCTCCTCGACGAAAGACGATGACAATAATGAAACAGAGGTAACAGCCTAGTCTGCAAATGTACGATTGCACTTCCCTAGAGTATTCAGATGTAATATGCCAACTATCACAAATTAGATATTGAAAACCTAACTTACGGCCAGGTCCCCAAAAGAACAGTGAAAAAGAAGTTACACATGTCAATGATCACTTTGGAAGGAACAAAACAAACAACCTTTTGAAGGATTTGAATCTTCTCTCCCAATTCATTCTGCTTACATTTAATAGATTATGGTCTACATGTATCAAACTCTTGTAATGTACTTTCATCTACATAAGACTCTTTTTGGTGTCTTGTATGTTCCCAATGTACTTGAACAGGTTCTATCAATGCAATTGCTTACCTAATCAAAATAAAGCATCTAAGCATATTAAGTTCGATCATTTCGACTGACTTGACCTCCTAATTACGAAAATGTCATCTGAGATAGCCAGTCCATCAAACCCAGCAAATCAACGGAGTCGGTGGCATGGAGACAGACCTCTAAACATAACCCTAATACATTCACTCGGCTCTCCACCTAATGCAATACTAGACTCTGAAAACCAGGATCGAATCACGCAAAGCCAAACGGAGACTCGGAAGTCCGCACGGAGCAAGCGATTGACTCCAAAGTCGACTCAACTTCGATGCACTGAAACTGCAAATGCAGAAGACCGTCGCATCGCAGGACCGCGACGAAATATCGATGCTCATACAGAAATGGCGGCAAATCGGCAGTCGCCGTCGCGGCCGATTCAACCAAAGAATCGATCGAGATCAAGCAAAGCCGAGCCTCCGAGAATCAAGAGATCGAGCCAAAGGAAGGCCAAGCGGAAATCAGCGAATCGGCGATGCAATCTAGCGGACGAATCTTGACGTAAAAAAGATACAGAAACCAAAAGAAATGGCGCGCAAAAGCGAAAACCCGACGGATTCAGATAAGCGACGGGAGATGCAGCTCCGGCGAATCGCGGCCGGAGATGGCGTACCCGACGACCAGCGAAGATTGCAGCCGACGAGATGGAGGATCTAGGGCCTTCACCGCTCTTCAGCGCCGCCGCGAGCTCAACGGACACTCGAAGCTCTTGCTTGAACTGGAGCTATTTTTTGGTGGTTtcccatttacttttttttttttttaattttggaaaactaCGGAAAagggtttttaaaaaaaaactagtaaTTTACTAGCCTCGCAGTTTGCGCGGAATacaataataaatcaaaaacaacaaaataaatggGATCCCGAATTTATGCAATTCGATTAATGCGCCTACTATTCGTCTCTTCAAATTTAGTTCAACCAAAATCCAGTCTACGCGTAGCGTactatattataataattaagTATTAATTCACATTTATATTCAATAGTCCTAAAAATATcacatattattaaaataagatatttttagttcaaatattttaggtttctatttatttcatcatttCGCATATTTTATGGgatattttctctttcaatattaaaaaggtATATACAAAATTTTACCTCACCATTTGAAAGGCTGAAATGTAATTGGACGAAAAAGCTCACCCTCATATTAGGCGCCAAGCAAAATTGCTTGCACCAGTTCCCAATAGTATTAATATATCTACTAAACCTAAATTTGGGTTCGAACAAAAGAATAAACTTAAATTTGGGAttcataatttcctttttccttcaatGAAATCATGTGCAAAAACAATCTCTCGACCAAATGCATCATCCAATTTTACTCAAATGGGATTTACAATTTGAAAATAGacttaatactataaaaaaatttaaatttatatattaataacaaatttaacttaaattaatattttagtcgccaaaaatatgaaattaacAGTAAATTTAGTAATCAAATAAACGAATGTGTTAATTTAgagttcttaaaataaatttataacaagTATATTAGTTGTAAGTCtgtaatttataataatattaattctaaaaaaataaaaaaaataaaataaaacccgAGAGTCTCTCCAGGACGGGGATGCTATTGAAATTTCCCCTtaaaaatttgatgaattattTCTCCTTCACCGTTCGCCGACTCATGGCTTTGCGGTTTGAAGCTTCGGTTCTTAGCTCTGTACGACACTAGAGAGCCTTCTTCTCAACTCTTGCTTCCCTCTCGGTTCCTCGCCAGGTACTTTCCACTTCCTCATTCTTTTTTCGATCCGCTTAACTTGCTGAATTTTGCCTTCTCCGCAATTTCGTCGTCAATTTTCGCTCGCGAAGAGCGCGGCTGATCAGCTGTTCATGTcggctctttttttttcttggggctCTCTCGTTCTTGAATTTGGTAGTCGACCGATGGTTGCAGAATCCCAGAAAGTCGGGTTCTTTGTCCCGCCCTCTGGCGCGATAGCTTTGCCCTCAATATACCCACGAAAGTTGGTGCTTAGTTAGCGGCGGGATTCGTTGGGGCGAAGTGAAAGCACCAAGATTTCATTGACCCTGCATTTCCCTGATTTGCAATGAGAAATCCCATGACTTGCTTGAATTTTCTTGGGCTAGGTCGCTGGGAATATGGTGTTGTTTTGTATATTGCTGATACGATAGGAAAACACTAATATATAAACGAGATGGTACCGCTGCTTATAGAGACTCTAACTTCGCCACCTAAATCTTCTTACCTTAGATTCCATCACCCTCATTAAAAGTCTTCGACTGATTTATGTGAAATATATTGGCGCCCATTTGTTTGCTTTGGCTTTCATCagattcttttgttttcacAATTGACTCTCCTCTTGCGAATTTTGGCAATCTTTGGTCTCGTGGGCAATACCATTATGCCCTTTGATTTCATAATCTGTGTCTCTGTGTCTCTGTGTCTTGTCCTTTCCCACTTTTCTTTTG
The window above is part of the Eucalyptus grandis isolate ANBG69807.140 chromosome 6, ASM1654582v1, whole genome shotgun sequence genome. Proteins encoded here:
- the LOC104450137 gene encoding diphthamide biosynthesis protein 3 — protein: MSYDDVEIEDMEWNEELQAYTYPCPCGDLFQITKDDLRLGEDIARCPSCSLYITVIYNAEDFADAAGKKSLEPSKQQPVAVA
- the LOC104450138 gene encoding recQ-mediated genome instability protein 2 is translated as MDYSLAALKLLSFQLKEAVEATSSCSSSSSSSSPNAFTLGGLLFQRAWLQGILVLVHDQERLLIDDGTGVIELSLPSEFRLRPWKAGMYVMVVGAYSAREGELPMIKVHKMVDLSASPDREAMWYLEVLEAYRLFYKPLIEE